The following proteins come from a genomic window of Malus domestica chromosome 02, GDT2T_hap1:
- the LOC103454396 gene encoding plant intracellular Ras-group-related LRR protein 4 yields the protein METTAFETVDQVVQEIMRIHRSLPPRPAVDEVEVAAALVRNVEMAEQARLDAIAGQTKSLQVPEELFMVLQEMQRNLVYFNSKEEMREARKLLDLENVHNLFDDLIQRASTCVSSPDSTSSSSAAANLSSGSNSVAGVLPHRPSPSYSSGSAAAAAYVFNTDREGVAKSSSARVSRDDSFVVSKAKKAFHLDGIGAGPAVSATPRIVDASLRPVSALNSTGGDGVGGQEGEKLSLIKLASLIEVFAKKGTKDVNLRNKLMEQIEWLPDSIGKLSRLVSLDLSENRILVLPATIGGLSSLAKLDLHSNRIAQLPDTVGDLLSLVSLDLRANNLTTLPATFGRLVHLEELDLSSNRLTVLPDTIGSLASLKTLNVETNDIEEIPHTIGHCTSLKELRADYNRLKALPEAVGKIESLEVLSVRYNNIKQLPTTVSSLLSLRELDVSFNELESVPENLCFATSLVKMNIGNNFADLRSLPRSIGNLEMLEELDISNNQIRVLPDSFRMLTRLRVLRVEENPLEVPPRHIAEKGAQAVVQYVAELVAKRDVKAQPVKQKKTWAQICCFSRSNKRKRNGEEYVKA from the exons ATGGAAACGACGGCGTTTGAAACAGTGGACCAAGTGGTGCAAGAGATCATGAGAATTCACAGATCTTTGCCGCCGAGGCCGGCCGTCGACGAGGTGGAAGTGGCGGCGGCGCTGGTTCGGAATGTGGAAATGGCGGAACAGGCCAGGCTCGACGCCATTGCCGGGCAGACCAAGAGCTTGCAAGTTCCGGAAGAGCTGTTCATGGTGCTGCAAGAGATGCAGAGGAACTTGGTCTACTTCAACAGCAAGGAGGAGATGCGGGAGGCCCGTAAGTTGCTCGATCTCGAGAACGTCCATAATCTGTTCGACGATTTGATTCAGAGAGCTTCCACTTGCGTCTCCTCTCCCGATTCAACTTCTTCCTCTTCTGCGGCGGCGAATTTGAGCTCGGGTTCGAATTCCGTTGCTGGGGTCCTTCCTCACCGGCCCTCTCCTTCGTATTCTTCGggttctgctgctgctgctgcgtaTGTGTTCAACACTGACAGAGAAGGTGTTGCTAAAAGTTCTTCAGCCAGAGTCAGCAGAGACGACAGTTTCGTGGTCAGCAAGGCCAAGAAAGCTTTCCACTTGGATGGAATTGGGGCTGGACCTGCTGTTTCTGCAACTCCCCGGATAGTGGATGCGTCTCTCAGGCCGGTTTCCGCTCTCAATTCAACCGGAGGAGATGGAGTTGGAG GTCAAGAGGGTGAGAAATTGAGTCTGATAAAGTTAGCGAGCTTAATTGAAGTGTTTGCAAAGAAAGGCACCAAGGATGTTAATCTTCGAAACAAGTTGATGGAACAAATTGAATGGTTGCCTGACTCGATAGGAAAGCTTTCGAGATTGGTCTCCCTTGATTTGTCCGAAAACCGGATTCTGGTCCTCCCAGCCACCATTGGAGGTCTTTCCTCCTTGGCCAAATTGGATTTGCACTCAAACAGGATTGCTCAGCTGCCTGACACTGTCGGAGATCTTCTTAGCCTTGTCTCTCTAGACCTTAGAGCAAACAACTTGACTACTCTGCCGGCTACCTTTGGCCGATTGGTGCATCTTGAAGAGCTCGATTTGAGCTCAAACAGGCTCACTGTGCTTCCTGACACAATTGGGTCCCTGGCTAGCCTCAAGACATTGAATGTTGAGACCAATGATATTGAAGAAATTCCTCATACTATTGGTCATTGTACCTCGCTCAAAGAGCTGCGTGCAGATTATAACCGTCTTAAAGCACTCCCTGAAGCTGTAGGAAAGATTGAGAGCCTGGAGGTTTTGTCTGTGCGTTACAATAACATCAAACAGTTGCCCACAACCGTGTCGTCTCTGTTGAGCCTGAGGGAGCTGGATGTGAGTTTCAATGAGCTTGAGTCAGTGCCTGAGAACTTGTGCTTTGCCACCTCACTTGTCAAGATGAACATTGGGAACAATTTCGCTGATCTGCGATCCCTGCCAAGGTCTATTGGGAACCTCGAGATGCTCGAAGAGTTGGATATCAGCAACAACCAGATACGAGTTCTCCCAGACTCTTTCAGGATGCTCACTCGACTACGTGTTCTACGTGTTGAAGAAAACCCTCTTGAAGTACCACCAAGACACATAGCTGAAAAGGGTGCACAA GCTGTTGTTCAATACGTGGCTGAGCTTGTCGCGAAAAGAGATGTTAAAGCACAACCTGTTAAGCAGAAAAAGACCTGGGCTCAAATCTGCTGCTTCTCGAGGTCAAACAAAAGGAAGCGCAATGGTGAAGAATATGTAAAAGCCTGA
- the LOC103418214 gene encoding uncharacterized protein — protein sequence MGVELRNNEAALDEMAEDGDFTDSDLVYHIRDILCSVTSGSPAALAENKDYERLISVVSHDGGHGADEEAFLVTTLEALSRAVSYIDHDLHNLLLAAIFGMNLWTQRPQVMDAVIHFIISLAASSGKFVDECLAMLTKQFFPPKSFQLPRGLTKKDQVLSRVHSALNDIADMLPLSPARLVPIVLAATPQYRFHDINTLSVVMYVENMLKLESGALGEVVRIPMLTGVVELLLDLDVEIGWDDIEDDSSKGIFEMELEAVHESTDDDLNDDSEIARKLSTKVSGSNSFAEKLDSLLVLTFEHLESCEVGGRLIEVFETLLESFKRTVLTAYKSKFAQFVIFYACSLDPGNCGVTFALMLENTFFCSTNPPLLRMSAVSYLASYLSRAKFLSASVIANTLERLVDWCCKYVKTQNDKVNPEAHRVFYSGCQAIMYLLCFRMRSMMDVPLLKSWLLRLPLESVLNNKLSPLQVCLPSIVNEFLRQSKAAGLFMTLDKFDFDDYLESELSKEFGGRERLDMFFPFDPCLLKKSDRYIRPKFIFWSMVHPTYDDDEDSSDEDIGDAVADENVDGMDYAILQQHYDLDEFDSALNKMSITPKNSLHSTFGGAIKQPMRMPSRIRPSTSPESL from the exons ATGGGCGTCGAGTTGAGGAACAACGAGGCGGCTTTGGATGAGATGGCGGAGGACGGAGATTTCACCGATTCCGACCTCGTCTATCACATCAGGGATATTCTTTGCTCAGTGACTTCAGGTTCACCAGCG GCTCTGGCTGAAAACAAGGACTACGAACGGCTCATTTCGGTTGTGAGCCACGACGGAGGGCACGGCGCCGATGAGGAGGCTTTTCTTGTG ACGACTTTGGAGGCACTATCTAGAGCAGTTTCTTATATAGATCATGATCTACACAATCTACTTCTCGCTGCA ATTTTTGGGATGAACTTGTGGACGCAGAGGCCTCAGGTGATGGATGCAGTGATTCATTTCATTATTTCGTTG GCTGCTTCCAGCGGGAAGTTTGTAGATGAGTGTTTGGCGATGCTCACAAAACAATTCTTTCCACCTAAAAGTTTCCAGCTGCCACGTGGTCTTACAAAAAAGGACCAAGTTTTATCTCGCGTGCATTCAGCTCTGAATGATATTGCTGATATGCTACCACTTTCCCCTGCGAGATTGGTGCCAATTGTTTTAGCTGCAACACCACAATATCGTTTTCATGATATAAAT ACTCTTAGTGTTGTGATGTACGTAGAGAACATGCTAAAGTTGGAGAGTGGAGCTCTTGGTGAAGTGGTTCGGATCCCAATGCTAACTGGCGTGGTGGAATTGCTGCTAGACTTGGAC GTGGAGATTGGATGGGATGACATAGAAGATGACTCAAGTAAAGGAATATTTGAGATGGAGCTAGAAGCTGTACACGAGTCTACGGATGATGATCTGAATGATGATAGTGAG ATTGCAAGAAAATTAAGTACGAAGGTTTCAGGGAGTAATTCATTTGCCGAAAAATTAGATAGCTTGTTGGTGTTAACTTTTGAGCATCTTGAGTCTTGTGAAGTTGGTGGCCGTTTGATCGAG GTCTTTGAAACTCTACTGGAGTCATTTAAGAGGACTGTTTTGACTGCATACAAATCGAAGTTTGCCCAG TTTGTGATCTTCTATGCATGTTCTCTAGATCCTGGAAATTGTGGCGTGACATTTGCTTTGATGCTTGAAAATACTTTTTTCTGCAGTACCAACCCCCCACTTCTCAG AATGAGTGCCGTTTCTTATCTTGCTAGTTATTTGTCTCGTGCGAAGTTTCTGTCGGCTTCTGTGATTGCTAACACTTTGGAAAG GTTGGTGGATTGGTGCTGTAAATATGTCAAAACGCAGAATGACAAAGTAAATCCAGAAGCTCATAGAGTGTTTTATTCAGGATGTcag GCTATCATGTATTTGCTTTGCTTCCGAATGAGGTCAATGATGGATGTTCCTCTGCTGAAGTCATGGCTTCTTCGTCTGCCTTTGGAGTCTGTTTTGAATAATAAATTGAGCCCGCTGCAG GTGTGTCTGCCTTCCATAGTAAACGAGTTTCTACGGCAATCAAAAGCAGCTGGTTTATTCATGACACTTGACAAATTCGATTTCGATGACTATCTGGAATCAGAACTTTCAAAGGAATTTGGTGGGAGGGAAAGGCTAGACATGTTCTTCCCATTTGACCCGTGCTTGCTGAAGAAAAGTGACAG ATACATCCGGCCGAAGTTCATTTTCTGGTCGATGGTTCACCCTACATATGACGATGACGAAGATTCCAGTGATGAAGACATAGGTGACGCTGTCGCGGATGAAAATGTGGACGGAATGGATTATGCGATTTTGCAACAGCATTATGATCTCGATGAATTCGACTCCGCGTTGAACAAAATGTCCATCACACCGAAGAATTCCTTGCATAGTACATTTGGTGGTGCAATAAAACAACCCATGCGGATGCCTTCAAGAATTAGACCGTCGACAAGTCCGGAGTCTCTGTAA
- the LOC103435015 gene encoding TMV resistance protein N-like, which translates to MGIQLASSSSLPPSWTYDVFLSFRGEDTRFTFTDHLYAALYRNGIDTFIDRHLKRGEEISPAFLKAIEESRISIIVISEKYASSRWCLDELVYILECRRSRQQIVWPVFYKVDPSHVRNQTSSFGDAFTGLECKYKDEEKILLWRRALREAANLSGYTVKEEEYEATFIDKIVTEILVKVLQRTHLNVAKYLVGIQSCVQEMKELLGDKFRIWGSNILQNHTVTRHLVTYNMSYSDIRQLKGFKNLENLKYMNLRGCKFLEKIPDLSGSPNIEYLDLHGCTNLVEIDDSIGFLDKLVTLNLMGCSRLTRFAPRLRLRSLKRLYLHGCTRLESFPEIEDEMESLKHLDIQKSGIRELPSSIAYLTGLAELLAMECENLIGTSLHHLYGLQHLSGVYFNECPKLVTFGKNKMKFDEVSSSSTESQLLSTDLETSQDKCSTYAFPNLYYLYLEGCNLSESDFLVLLDCWSTLTWLDLSRNNFVSLPDCISKFVNLERLNLRGCKRLRKTPQALPPKLYELYLDDCTSLEKISKLPPELHVLHLSNCFRLCGHGVAKLENSLLNEGSLRRSKLEVIYPGNEVPKWFNYNSNHPTTIQRIPAEYDWRRKDFIGGISFPAPIKYEGRGENFVGTSSFKIPLNLQVGDTLLGLVLSTVFEPSNFNYYVIINGTEGSRLCTYRRHYVWPCTNLEAAHVELKLVDLEKKQGGICNVEFVFRRGARIKSCGVHPLLRKEDEWLPCLWDQQVVLGRGLVHLDPQIPSTRNMIGNDNGFPYLRTRRIDLNVPFDIEEEEQEQPSTSDDSQFFLH; encoded by the exons ATGGGCATTCAACttgcctcttcttcttccttgcctCCTTCATGGACATATGATGtatttttgagttttagagGTGAAGATACACGCTTTACTTTTACAGATCACTTATACGCGGCCTTGTACCGTAACGGAATCGACACATTCATTGATCGCCATCTTAAAAGAGGAGAAGAGATATCACCGGCTTTTCTAAAAGCAATTGAAGAGTCGAGAATTTCAATCATTGTAATCTCTGAAAAGTATGCATCGTCAAGATGGTGCTTGGATGAACTCGTATATATCCTTGAATGTAGAAGGTCAAGGCAGCAAATAGTTTGGCCAGTTTTCTACAAGGTGGATCCATCCCATGTACGAAATCAAACGAGTAGTTTCGGTGATGCATTTACAGGACTTGAGTGCAAATACAAGGACGAGGAGAAGATCCTCTTATGGAGGAGAGCTCTCAGAGAAGCAGCAAATTTGTCAGGTTATACTGTCAAAGAGGAAGA GTATGAAGCTACATTTATCGATAAGATTGTTACAGAGATCTTAGTCAAAGTACTACAACGTACACATTTGAATGTGGCCAAATACCTAGTTGGAATACAATCTTGCGTTCAAGAGATGAAAGAGCTTTTAGGTGATAAGTTTCGAATTTGGGGATCCAATATTCTTCAAAATCATACAGTTACAAGGCATCTTGTCACATATAATATGTCATACAGTGACATCAGACAATTGAAGGGATTTAAG AATTTGGAAAAtcttaaatatatgaatttacGCGGGTGCAAATTTCTGGAAAAAATTCCCGACTTATCCGGAAGTCCAAAtatagagtatttggatcttcATGGCTGCACAAATTTGGTTGAGATTGATGATTCTATTGGATTCCTCGATAAACTTGTTACATTAAATCTTATGGGGTGCTCTAGGCTTACGAGGTTTGCACCAAGACTTAGATTGAGATCCCTTAAAAGGCTTTATCTTCATGGTTGCACAAGGCTGGAGAGTTTTCCAGAAATAGAGGATGAGATGGAATCTTTAAAGCATTTGGATATACAAAAAAGTGGCATAAGAGAATTGCCTTCATCAATTGCATATCTTACTGGGCTTGCCGAATTGTTAGCAATGGAATGTGAGAATCTTATAGGTACATCATTACATCATCTTTATGGGTTGCAACATCTCTCTGGGGTTTATTTCAATGAATGCCCAAAACTGGTGACATTTGGGAAGAACAAGATGAAGTTTGATGAAGTTTCATCCAGCAGTACCGAATCTCAACTGCTTTCAACTGACTTAGAGACTTCACAAGACAAGTGTAGCACATATGCTTTTCCCAACCTATATTATCTTTATCTTGAAGGATGCAATTTATCAGAAAGTGATTTTCTTGTGCTTCTTGATTGCTGGTCCACATTAACATGGCTTGATCTGTCGAGAAATAATTTTGTTAGTCTTCCGGATTGCATTAGCAAATTTGTCAACTTGGAAAGACTTAATTTGAGAGGTTGCAAGAGGCTTCGGAAAACTCCACAAGCCCTTCCACCAAAACTATACGAGTTATATCTGGATGATTGCACATCATTGGAGAAAATTTCAAAACTGCCCCCGGAGCTTCATGTTCTGCACCTGTCAAATTGCTTTAGACTATGTGGCCATGGGGTGGCAAAGTTGGAAAATAGTTTGTTGAATGAG GGATCTCTTCGGCGCTCTAAATTGGAAGTTATTTATCCAGGCAATGAAGTTCCAAAGTGGTTCAACTATAACTCTAACCATCCCACAACCATTCAACGTATACCGGCTGAATATGACTGGAGGAGAAAAGACTTTATTGGAGGCATTAGTTTTCCAGCTCCTATAAAATATGAAGGGAGGGGAGAAAACTTTGTTGGAACTAGTAGTTTTAAAATTCCTCTAAATTTACAAGTGGGGGATACGTTATTAGGATTGGTTCTATCTACTGTTTTTGAACCATcgaattttaattattatgttATCATCAACGGAACAGAAGGCTCTAGACTATGTACTTACAGGAGACACTATGTATGGCCTTGTACGAACTTGGAGGCAGCTCATGTGGAGCTCAAGTTAGTAGATTTAGAAAAGAAGCAGGGAGGTATTTGTAATGTTGAATTTGTTTTCCGCAGGGGCGCACGCATTAAAAGTTGCGGGGTGCACCCACTATTGCGCAAAGAAGACGAATGGCTTCCTTGTCTTTGGGACCAACAAGTAGTCTTGGGAAGAGGCCT